Proteins from a genomic interval of Nostoc sp. TCL240-02:
- a CDS encoding sulfite oxidase, with product MSDENLLDQEDYLQARVDECIWQKSTDAGISRQRFLKILATMVGATAIGGLAKPAPAHSQAAVKTKGSKILKPLPQGYISHSKGTLEMNWEAMYGRGYLVPNDWFYVHNRSTPPPFDPSIWRLQIHGTGVSAPCEFTYDEIIAMPSISVTCAIECAANGRRFFEEAYNKPLTGTRWRLGAIGVAEWTGVPLSILLERAGLKSTAKDVLVEGADFDSLDSKETNKSKFSNVVPIAKALADNSLVVYAMNGEPLPPDHGQPCRALFPGWGGNANVKWIERIEVSETPIYTQWVTEQMVLVGADYPAIAPYKGKLITYQNVKSAFELAWPATLSAKTHLLRGRSWSGKGKIVRVEVSLDGGKTWQFARLREPNFPFAWTRWDIEWNPVPGEYFIQARATDNLGNTQPITVPWNDSGLLYGGVVSHPVTVQG from the coding sequence TTGAGCGATGAAAACCTCTTAGACCAAGAGGATTATCTACAGGCACGGGTTGATGAGTGCATCTGGCAAAAAAGCACAGATGCAGGTATTTCGCGCCAGCGCTTTCTGAAAATACTAGCCACGATGGTTGGTGCAACAGCCATTGGGGGTTTAGCTAAACCTGCGCCTGCTCACAGTCAGGCAGCTGTTAAAACTAAAGGCAGTAAAATACTTAAACCATTGCCACAAGGGTATATATCTCATAGCAAAGGCACGCTAGAGATGAACTGGGAAGCGATGTATGGGCGTGGTTATTTAGTACCAAACGATTGGTTCTATGTTCACAACCGCAGTACACCTCCGCCTTTTGACCCATCTATATGGCGTTTGCAAATTCATGGCACTGGCGTTTCTGCTCCCTGTGAGTTCACTTACGATGAAATCATCGCTATGCCTTCCATCTCGGTAACATGTGCCATTGAGTGTGCTGCTAATGGTCGGCGCTTCTTTGAAGAGGCTTACAACAAACCACTCACTGGAACCCGATGGAGGCTTGGGGCCATTGGTGTGGCTGAATGGACTGGTGTACCACTGAGCATATTATTAGAACGGGCTGGATTGAAATCTACAGCGAAAGATGTACTCGTTGAAGGTGCAGATTTTGATTCGCTGGATTCAAAGGAGACGAATAAATCCAAATTCAGTAATGTAGTTCCCATTGCCAAAGCATTAGCAGATAACTCCCTCGTCGTCTATGCAATGAACGGAGAACCATTACCTCCAGATCATGGCCAGCCATGCCGTGCCTTATTCCCTGGTTGGGGAGGAAACGCCAACGTTAAATGGATTGAGCGGATTGAGGTTTCTGAAACACCGATATATACCCAGTGGGTAACGGAGCAGATGGTACTGGTTGGTGCAGATTACCCAGCGATCGCACCATATAAAGGTAAGCTGATTACTTATCAAAATGTTAAAAGCGCTTTTGAGTTGGCTTGGCCCGCTACGCTTTCGGCTAAAACACATCTACTACGCGGACGTTCTTGGTCCGGGAAAGGAAAAATTGTCCGTGTAGAAGTTAGTCTAGATGGCGGTAAAACTTGGCAGTTTGCACGACTGAGAGAACCAAACTTTCCATTTGCATGGACACGGTGGGACATTGAATGGAACCCAGTTCCTGGTGAATATTTTATCCAAGCTCGTGCTACTGACAATTTAGGTAATACACAACCTATTACAGTTCCGTGGAATGATTCTGGATTGCTCTACGGAGGCGTTGTTAGCCATCCAGTGACAGTACAGGGATGA
- a CDS encoding sulfite exporter TauE/SafE family protein, translating into MIDFSWLILVTGGLISGVIAGLLGIGGGIITIPLLVTLGYTPVQAIATSSLAIVITSISGSLQNWSMGYFDFKRVIYLGIPAFLTTGIGVYFANKIPSYIILFTFGIILLANIYLIELRKELAINQKENTAPVFNPLVSKIGTGGAAGILAGLFGLGGGTIMVPLQMLLLGEEIKVAIQTSLGVIVITALAACTGHTLEGNILFTQGLVLGCGGLLGVQMSTRTLPKLPDYTVSLVLRIFLGTLSIYLFWEAWINYQQII; encoded by the coding sequence ATGATTGATTTTAGTTGGTTGATTTTAGTAACAGGGGGTTTAATATCTGGAGTCATAGCCGGACTTTTAGGAATAGGTGGCGGTATTATCACAATTCCTCTTTTAGTCACACTAGGTTATACTCCCGTTCAGGCGATCGCTACTAGTAGCCTTGCTATTGTGATTACTTCTATTTCTGGAAGTTTGCAGAATTGGTCGATGGGATACTTTGACTTTAAACGAGTAATTTATTTAGGAATTCCAGCTTTTTTAACAACTGGAATAGGTGTATATTTTGCCAACAAAATTCCATCTTATATAATACTCTTTACATTTGGCATAATACTACTCGCTAATATCTATTTGATTGAACTTCGTAAGGAATTAGCCATCAATCAAAAAGAAAATACAGCCCCAGTATTTAACCCATTAGTTTCTAAAATTGGCACTGGGGGAGCAGCAGGAATTTTAGCAGGTTTATTTGGCTTAGGTGGCGGTACGATTATGGTGCCACTACAAATGTTGCTACTAGGAGAAGAAATTAAAGTAGCAATTCAGACTAGTTTGGGTGTAATTGTTATCACTGCTTTAGCTGCCTGCACAGGACATACATTAGAGGGAAATATTCTATTTACTCAAGGTCTAGTTTTGGGATGTGGTGGTCTTTTAGGCGTTCAGATGAGTACTCGCACATTACCAAAACTGCCAGATTATACTGTAAGTTTAGTGCTTCGTATCTTCTTAGGCACATTATCAATCTATCTTTTTTGGGAAGCTTGGATAAATTATCAACAAATAATTTAG
- a CDS encoding response regulator, with protein MDTFITNIHRILIVEDEFILAMNLKENVEWLGYTVVDIVDSGETAIEKATELRPDLVLMDIKLRGEMDGIQAAREIWNCLQIPFIYITAYSDKSTVERATLTFTCGYILKPISQQDLYVTIQTALNIIRNKQAELVLVKAYEELKVKVKKYTTKLGLVNDELKLEITKPHKTESELPTKEEYIFTNNKPSSLLTSRQIEILKFIAEGYSTKEIAELLSISTKTVEAHRVHLMKRLNIYDVVGLVRYAVSIKLVTFDIQNHSD; from the coding sequence ATGGACACTTTTATAACAAACATTCATCGGATTCTTATTGTAGAAGATGAATTTATCCTTGCAATGAATTTAAAAGAAAATGTAGAGTGGCTCGGATACACTGTTGTAGATATTGTAGATTCAGGAGAAACAGCAATTGAGAAAGCAACTGAGCTTCGCCCTGATTTAGTTTTAATGGATATTAAATTACGGGGTGAAATGGATGGTATTCAAGCTGCGAGAGAAATTTGGAATTGTCTCCAAATACCTTTTATTTATATTACAGCATACTCTGACAAAAGTACTGTAGAAAGGGCAACACTAACATTTACTTGTGGATATATTCTAAAACCTATTAGTCAACAAGACCTCTATGTTACTATTCAAACAGCACTCAATATTATTAGAAATAAACAAGCAGAGTTAGTGTTAGTTAAAGCGTATGAGGAATTAAAAGTTAAGGTTAAAAAGTATACTACAAAACTTGGTTTAGTGAATGATGAATTAAAATTAGAAATTACAAAACCCCACAAAACAGAGTCAGAATTACCAACAAAAGAGGAATACATTTTTACTAACAACAAGCCTAGTTCTTTATTAACATCGCGCCAGATTGAAATCCTAAAATTCATTGCAGAAGGTTATTCCACAAAAGAGATTGCAGAGTTATTAAGCATCAGTACTAAAACGGTCGAAGCACACCGAGTGCATTTGATGAAACGGCTTAATATTTATGATGTTGTAGGCTTAGTACGCTATGCAGTTAGTATAAAATTAGTAACTTTTGATATCCAAAATCATTCAGATTAG
- a CDS encoding sensor histidine kinase: protein MYDLQMFTMRDMSECGLALRSLGKKANNMEEVGNHIVQYLYNSLIDLKSGERSCALVRFFKTHSYGELPLKLQEYTHSLVSNDVLENNLKCLTLLSTAGQKSEWNSRHKSEGHKVIPLFSKEMIAQIPMIFQLIQQLGLNLDTVVRPDPNLLTDLEQRMYNVFYIPDALGSPYIPSQTSFVIPYNIKSVVGFGGLLPSGNIFIIIMFLKVAIPQISVDLFRPLALNVKMAILPFENEKNFTEQEQPFVSENISTKTDDETFQYLNSQITTLNQLLDVSEQSTISQSDRLEQTNASLQKTLKKLQSTQIQLVHNEKMSSLGKLVAGIAHEINNPVNFIHGNLSYAKEYTDSILKIIQKYQNYYPDPPEEIKKLVNENDLDFLIRDLTRTFNSMTVGTERITEIVSSLRNFSRLDEAEIKQVYIHEGIDSTLMILKHFLQATDKTPEIEVVKQYSQLPLIECYPAQINQAFMNIITNAIDALQGSNKSWFRANNQLEKPNCLLPVIRISTEVIDPEWVAITIADNGSGMNEKVRARLFDPFFTTKPVGKGTGLGLSISYQIIVEQHRGKIGCISVPEQGTEFVIKIPVKTKNV, encoded by the coding sequence ATGTATGACTTGCAAATGTTTACCATGAGAGATATGTCAGAATGTGGTTTAGCTCTGCGTAGTTTAGGCAAAAAAGCTAACAACATGGAGGAAGTTGGTAATCATATTGTTCAATATCTTTATAACAGTTTAATTGATTTAAAATCTGGTGAAAGATCCTGTGCCCTTGTCCGTTTTTTCAAAACTCACTCTTACGGAGAACTCCCACTAAAATTACAAGAATATACACATAGTCTTGTTAGCAATGATGTACTAGAAAATAATCTCAAGTGTTTAACTTTATTGTCAACTGCTGGACAAAAATCAGAATGGAACTCACGGCATAAATCTGAGGGGCACAAGGTAATTCCTCTCTTCAGTAAAGAGATGATTGCTCAGATACCTATGATTTTTCAACTTATCCAACAACTAGGGCTAAATCTTGATACTGTAGTGCGACCAGATCCGAATTTATTAACTGATTTAGAACAGAGGATGTATAACGTCTTTTATATCCCTGATGCCTTGGGTAGTCCTTATATTCCTTCACAAACATCATTTGTAATTCCTTATAATATCAAGTCTGTAGTTGGCTTTGGAGGATTATTGCCTTCAGGTAACATATTTATAATTATCATGTTCTTGAAAGTTGCTATTCCTCAGATAAGCGTCGATTTATTTCGTCCTCTAGCACTAAACGTAAAAATGGCAATACTACCTTTTGAAAATGAAAAGAATTTTACTGAGCAAGAGCAGCCTTTTGTAAGTGAGAATATTTCAACAAAAACAGATGATGAAACGTTTCAATATCTTAATTCACAGATTACAACACTAAATCAGTTATTAGATGTTTCCGAACAATCTACTATAAGTCAATCAGATCGCCTTGAACAAACAAATGCTTCCCTTCAGAAGACTTTAAAAAAGCTTCAATCAACTCAAATTCAACTAGTACATAACGAAAAAATGTCTAGTTTAGGGAAACTCGTTGCTGGTATTGCTCATGAAATTAACAACCCTGTTAACTTTATTCATGGTAATCTCAGTTATGCTAAAGAATATACTGATTCCATTCTAAAAATAATCCAGAAATATCAGAATTATTATCCAGATCCTCCCGAAGAAATTAAAAAATTAGTTAACGAGAATGACTTAGATTTCCTAATTCGAGACCTCACAAGAACTTTCAATTCTATGACAGTGGGAACGGAACGAATTACTGAAATTGTTAGCTCACTGCGAAATTTCTCTCGTTTAGATGAGGCAGAAATTAAACAAGTGTATATTCATGAAGGTATCGATAGTACTTTAATGATTTTAAAGCACTTTTTACAAGCTACAGATAAAACTCCAGAAATTGAAGTTGTTAAACAATATAGTCAATTACCTTTAATAGAATGCTATCCGGCTCAAATAAATCAAGCTTTTATGAATATCATTACTAATGCTATTGATGCATTACAAGGTAGTAATAAATCATGGTTTAGAGCTAATAATCAACTAGAAAAACCCAATTGTCTATTACCAGTAATTCGTATTTCCACTGAAGTAATTGATCCAGAATGGGTAGCAATAACCATTGCTGATAATGGTTCTGGAATGAATGAGAAAGTGCGTGCAAGATTATTTGACCCTTTTTTTACTACTAAACCCGTGGGTAAAGGCACGGGTTTAGGTCTATCGATTAGTTACCAGATTATAGTCGAACAACATCGCGGAAAAATCGGCTGTATTTCTGTTCCAGAGCAAGGGACAGAATTTGTGATTAAGATTCCTGTAAAGACTAAAAATGTGTAG
- a CDS encoding Ig-like domain-containing protein has translation MTKSKAFIQPLDRIAITLMLLLSVLIGLIILQGDVVTARVRDFTWQNQQIGAEDNSFTLTFSRPMETKSVEDNLKIEPPLAGKFSWAGRRMVYTLLTPAPYGTNYKLQLQGAKDKFAEQEGKNRLIQPFTGSFRTRDRVILYIGTNQEEQGRLVLYNLTQEQKRVLTPKDLIAIDFESFPDGEKILFSARATNNEDLLSAQLYTVTTGVSSKPGQEAQPGGKVDLVLDSKDYQNLKFDLSPDGQTIVIQRGNKNNPGDFGLWFMPANSDGSAEKPSPKRLKSQPGGDFMITPDSKAVAVAQGQGAAILPLQGDASKPLDFLPQFGLVQAFSKDGSQAAMVKFNTDYTRDLFLVTNQGVQKQLLKTTGSIVSCQFDIASPTLYCLLTQLVSKEQYIEQPYVVAIDLKTGQQKPLLVLPPAQRNVQMSLSADGLGLLFDQVVPQTNPPASLPNNTLKTDDGDVIATSSLWLMPLLPIADAATVEIRPEQLPLAGFHPRWLP, from the coding sequence ATGACAAAATCTAAAGCATTTATCCAACCATTGGATCGGATAGCGATCACACTGATGCTACTGCTAAGTGTGCTGATTGGGTTAATCATATTGCAAGGTGATGTGGTAACTGCTCGTGTGCGCGACTTTACCTGGCAAAATCAACAGATTGGGGCGGAAGATAATTCCTTCACCCTCACCTTCAGCCGCCCAATGGAAACAAAAAGCGTAGAGGATAACTTGAAAATCGAGCCACCCCTAGCAGGTAAATTCAGTTGGGCAGGGCGGCGAATGGTTTATACGCTGCTAACACCAGCACCTTATGGCACGAATTATAAATTGCAGTTACAGGGAGCCAAAGATAAGTTTGCGGAACAAGAAGGTAAAAATCGGTTGATCCAGCCTTTTACAGGGAGCTTCCGTACACGCGATCGCGTCATTCTTTACATCGGAACCAATCAAGAAGAACAGGGACGATTAGTTTTATATAACTTAACCCAAGAACAAAAAAGGGTACTTACCCCCAAAGACTTGATAGCAATCGACTTCGAGTCATTTCCAGATGGAGAGAAAATTTTATTTTCGGCTCGCGCCACCAATAACGAAGACTTACTTTCAGCCCAACTGTACACGGTGACAACAGGTGTTTCTAGTAAACCTGGACAAGAAGCACAACCAGGAGGCAAAGTTGACCTAGTTTTAGATAGTAAAGATTATCAAAACCTGAAATTTGACTTATCACCTGATGGGCAAACTATTGTCATCCAGCGCGGAAACAAAAATAATCCCGGTGACTTTGGACTATGGTTTATGCCAGCAAACAGCGACGGTTCAGCAGAAAAACCTAGCCCTAAACGTCTGAAAAGCCAACCAGGGGGAGACTTTATGATCACCCCAGATAGTAAAGCCGTAGCAGTTGCCCAAGGACAGGGAGCAGCAATCTTACCACTGCAAGGTGATGCCAGTAAACCTCTAGATTTTCTGCCGCAGTTTGGTTTGGTACAAGCTTTCTCTAAAGATGGCTCTCAAGCAGCAATGGTAAAGTTTAATACAGACTACACGCGAGATTTGTTTTTGGTGACAAACCAAGGTGTACAGAAACAACTTTTAAAAACAACAGGCTCAATTGTCAGTTGCCAATTTGATATTGCCTCACCCACCCTCTATTGCTTGCTAACACAGCTAGTATCCAAGGAACAATATATAGAACAACCTTATGTGGTGGCAATTGATCTGAAAACTGGGCAACAGAAACCACTGCTAGTACTGCCTCCCGCTCAACGAAATGTGCAAATGAGTTTATCTGCTGATGGTTTAGGCTTGTTATTTGACCAAGTAGTACCCCAAACAAACCCCCCAGCATCATTACCCAACAACACTTTGAAAACTGATGATGGAGATGTTATTGCTACCAGTAGCCTGTGGTTAATGCCTCTGCTACCCATCGCTGATGCTGCGACTGTTGAAATTAGACCAGAACAACTCCCTTTAGCCGGATTTCATCCCCGGTGGCTACCTTGA
- a CDS encoding TIGR03943 family protein gives MANKNPKSKIPNLLLPWLDALAITSWGILMLRYWLTNKLNLLIHPNYIWFVVVTGISLIVIGFFKMQELWQRRRRDVTPSGQHISLFPPGWGSVLLLTTAILGFIITPQVFASDKALQRGVTTDLLGSTRVKPQAFRATVRPEERSLVDWVRTVNVYPEPDTYTGQKVKVQGFVIHPPDIGKEYLFLARFVLTCCAADAYPVGLPVKLPNNQEPYSPDTWLEVEGQMKTENLAGKRQLTIAATSLKKIPQPQNPYSY, from the coding sequence ATGGCTAATAAAAATCCTAAATCTAAAATCCCAAATCTGTTACTCCCTTGGTTGGATGCCCTAGCAATTACATCTTGGGGCATTTTGATGTTGAGATATTGGCTAACTAACAAGCTAAACCTATTAATTCATCCAAATTACATTTGGTTTGTGGTTGTGACAGGTATCAGCTTGATTGTTATTGGTTTCTTCAAGATGCAGGAACTTTGGCAGCGCCGTCGCCGTGATGTTACGCCAAGCGGCCAACATATTAGTTTATTTCCCCCTGGTTGGGGCAGTGTTTTATTGTTGACTACAGCGATTCTGGGTTTTATCATTACACCGCAAGTTTTTGCTAGTGACAAAGCACTCCAAAGGGGCGTAACCACCGATTTATTGGGAAGTACACGCGTAAAACCTCAAGCTTTTCGGGCTACTGTTCGTCCAGAGGAGCGATCGCTTGTAGACTGGGTACGCACTGTCAATGTCTATCCAGAACCAGATACATATACAGGCCAAAAAGTTAAAGTTCAGGGATTTGTCATCCATCCACCAGATATAGGAAAAGAATATTTGTTCTTAGCCCGATTTGTCTTAACTTGTTGTGCAGCAGATGCTTACCCTGTAGGATTACCCGTCAAACTCCCCAACAATCAAGAACCTTATTCCCCTGACACTTGGTTGGAAGTAGAAGGACAAATGAAGACAGAAAATTTGGCAGGTAAACGCCAACTTACCATTGCTGCTACCTCTCTCAAAAAGATTCCTCAACCCCAAAATCCTTATAGTTATTAG
- a CDS encoding permease has protein sequence MNQLNNGFTIFLSLLVEAMPFLLLGVLFSSLLLFFVDERKLVEKMPKNPLLGALVGSMIGFLFPVCECGNVPVARRFLIQGVPTPVAIGFLLAAPTINPIVIWSTWTAFRDQPEIVVLRVVFSLAIATIIGFVFSFQKDLNPIIQPAIARYMKFNPPAQPETKRRGKRYQVEQQEALPNILQSGTYILGGKAGVPLRIDANFVQATTPISNTNKPLADKLRLVVDNSVQEFRELGGVMILGSAIAAAIQVLAPRELILSLGAGPISSIVVMLILAVVVSICSTVDSFFALSFASTFSSGSLLAFLVFGPMIDIKSVGLMLSIFKPKTVFYLFALAAQLTFVLTLFLNLHVF, from the coding sequence ATGAATCAACTGAACAATGGTTTTACGATATTTCTAAGTCTGCTAGTCGAGGCGATGCCTTTTTTGCTTCTTGGGGTCTTATTCTCTAGTTTGCTGCTATTTTTTGTTGATGAGCGCAAATTAGTAGAAAAAATGCCCAAAAATCCGCTGCTGGGTGCTTTAGTTGGCAGCATGATTGGCTTTTTGTTTCCGGTGTGTGAGTGCGGGAATGTACCGGTAGCGCGGCGGTTCCTGATTCAGGGAGTACCCACACCAGTTGCCATTGGTTTTTTGCTAGCAGCGCCAACAATTAACCCAATTGTAATTTGGTCAACTTGGACAGCATTTCGAGATCAGCCAGAAATAGTGGTCTTACGAGTCGTATTTTCTCTAGCAATTGCCACAATTATTGGTTTTGTTTTCAGTTTTCAAAAGGACTTAAATCCGATAATTCAACCTGCGATCGCTCGGTATATGAAGTTTAATCCACCCGCGCAGCCTGAAACCAAACGCCGTGGTAAACGTTACCAAGTAGAACAGCAAGAAGCACTACCAAACATCTTGCAATCTGGGACTTATATTTTAGGAGGAAAAGCAGGTGTACCTCTGCGGATAGACGCTAATTTTGTACAGGCGACTACCCCAATTTCTAATACCAATAAACCCCTTGCAGATAAACTGCGCCTAGTGGTAGATAATAGCGTCCAAGAATTCCGAGAATTGGGTGGAGTGATGATTTTAGGAAGTGCGATCGCAGCTGCGATTCAAGTCTTAGCTCCCCGTGAATTAATTCTCAGTTTGGGTGCCGGGCCTATTAGCTCGATTGTAGTCATGCTGATATTAGCAGTAGTGGTGTCAATTTGTTCTACAGTCGATTCTTTCTTTGCTCTATCTTTTGCCTCGACCTTTAGTAGCGGTTCCTTGTTGGCATTTCTAGTGTTTGGCCCAATGATTGACATCAAAAGTGTTGGTTTGATGTTATCTATTTTTAAGCCCAAAACTGTCTTTTACTTATTTGCTCTAGCAGCACAATTAACATTTGTGTTAACTCTTTTCCTCAACTTGCACGTTTTTTAA
- a CDS encoding WD40 repeat domain-containing protein — MAAVALPVTIWQGFYIHQAHAASEVTPNSPTTNSFANAQLLYTLRGHNGTVKSLAFSPDSRLLASGGAENEGIIRLWNPANGKKLGDINKAHKAAVESLVISPDGQTLASCSDDNTINLWSLKNFKFSRSFVGHTSNVLSLAVSPDSKVLISGALDGIRLWDLLQQRPLGTLVSFDNLIYTLAISPDGQSLASGDSKGVIKVWSLTTGKLTSEFVAHSNVVSAVIFTPNGQTLVSASRDRTVKVWNINTGELVRTLTGHNNWVNAIAINPDGQTLASAGKDGIKVWNLTTGELINTLNGHTDWVSAIAFSPNGKILASGGFDRQIKIWGTPQKRN, encoded by the coding sequence ATGGCAGCTGTTGCCCTTCCAGTGACTATCTGGCAAGGGTTTTACATTCATCAAGCTCATGCTGCCTCTGAAGTAACACCAAACTCCCCAACTACTAACAGCTTTGCTAATGCCCAACTACTTTACACACTCAGAGGACATAACGGAACTGTTAAATCTCTCGCTTTCAGTCCAGATAGCAGACTTCTTGCGAGTGGAGGTGCAGAAAATGAGGGGATTATTCGCCTGTGGAATCCAGCAAATGGTAAAAAGTTAGGGGATATTAATAAAGCACACAAAGCAGCCGTAGAGTCTTTAGTGATTTCACCAGATGGGCAAACCCTTGCTAGTTGTAGTGATGACAACACGATTAACCTCTGGAGCCTGAAAAATTTTAAATTTAGCCGCTCTTTTGTGGGACATACCAGTAACGTATTATCTTTAGCGGTGTCTCCTGATAGTAAAGTTCTGATCAGTGGAGCTTTGGATGGGATTCGGCTATGGGATTTACTACAGCAGCGCCCTTTGGGGACTCTAGTAAGCTTCGATAACTTGATTTATACTCTAGCCATTAGCCCTGATGGGCAGAGCTTGGCTAGTGGTGATAGTAAGGGTGTAATCAAAGTATGGAGCTTGACTACTGGCAAATTAACTAGTGAATTTGTCGCTCATTCTAATGTTGTTAGCGCTGTCATCTTTACACCAAATGGACAGACATTAGTGAGTGCTAGCCGCGATCGCACAGTCAAAGTGTGGAATATTAATACTGGAGAATTAGTCCGTACCCTCACAGGACATAATAACTGGGTAAATGCGATCGCCATTAACCCCGATGGACAAACCCTTGCTAGTGCCGGCAAAGATGGGATTAAAGTCTGGAATTTAACTACAGGTGAGTTAATCAATACACTGAATGGACATACAGACTGGGTAAGTGCGATCGCTTTCAGTCCCAATGGTAAAATCCTCGCCAGTGGCGGATTTGATCGACAAATCAAGATTTGGGGGACTCCACAAAAACGTAATTAA